The Castor canadensis chromosome 13, mCasCan1.hap1v2, whole genome shotgun sequence genome has a window encoding:
- the Sigmar1 gene encoding sigma non-opioid intracellular receptor 1 isoform X2 yields the protein MQWTVGRRWAWVALLLAAAAVLTQVVWLWLGTQSFVFQREEIAQLARQYAGLDHELAFSRLIVELRRLHPGHVLPDEELQWVFVNAGGWMGAMCLLHASLSEYVLLFGTALGSSGHSGRYWAEISDTIISGTFHQWREGTTKSEVFYPAPRTSSPSSIPFAPMPGASGLSSPPTSLAKTPDQLGLKEDLWMDRNGQARTCPLAGAHVHRQGHIHHGDN from the exons ATGCAGTGGACAGTGGGTCGGCGGTGGGCGTGGGTCGCGCTGCTCCTGGCTGCCGCAGCGGTGCTGACCCAGGTCGTTTGGCTCTGGCTGGGTACGCAGAGCTTCGTCTTCCAGCGCGAAGAGATCGCGCAGCTCGCGCGGCAGTACGCTG GGCTGGACCATGAGCTGGCCTTCTCTCGGCTGATCGTGGAGCTGCGGCGGCTGCACCCAGGCCACGTGCTGCCCGATGAGGAACTGCAGTGGGTGTTTGTGAACGCGGGTGGCTGGATGGGCGCCATGTGCCTTCTGCACGCCTCCCTGTCTGAGTACGTGCTGCTATTCGGCACCGCCCTGGGCTCCAGCGGCCACTCGG GGCGCTATTGGGCTGAGATTTCTGACACCATCATCTCTGGCACCTTCCACCAGTGGAGAGAGGGCACTACCAAAAGTGAGGTCTTCTATCCAG CACCCAGGACTTCCTCACCCTCTTCTATACCCTTCGCTCCTATGCCCGGGGCCTCCGGCTTGAGCTCACCACCTACCTCTTTGGCCAAGACCCCTGACCAGCTAGGCCTGAAGGAAGACCTGTGGATGGACAGAAATGGGCAGGCCCGCACATGTCCACTTGCTGGAGCCCATGTGCACAGACAGGGACATATACACCATGGAGATAATTGA
- the Sigmar1 gene encoding sigma non-opioid intracellular receptor 1 isoform X1 gives MQWTVGRRWAWVALLLAAAAVLTQVVWLWLGTQSFVFQREEIAQLARQYAGLDHELAFSRLIVELRRLHPGHVLPDEELQWVFVNAGGWMGAMCLLHASLSEYVLLFGTALGSSGHSGRYWAEISDTIISGTFHQWREGTTKSEVFYPGETVVHGPGEATAVKWGPNTWMVEYGRGVIPSTLAFALADTVFSTQDFLTLFYTLRSYARGLRLELTTYLFGQDP, from the exons ATGCAGTGGACAGTGGGTCGGCGGTGGGCGTGGGTCGCGCTGCTCCTGGCTGCCGCAGCGGTGCTGACCCAGGTCGTTTGGCTCTGGCTGGGTACGCAGAGCTTCGTCTTCCAGCGCGAAGAGATCGCGCAGCTCGCGCGGCAGTACGCTG GGCTGGACCATGAGCTGGCCTTCTCTCGGCTGATCGTGGAGCTGCGGCGGCTGCACCCAGGCCACGTGCTGCCCGATGAGGAACTGCAGTGGGTGTTTGTGAACGCGGGTGGCTGGATGGGCGCCATGTGCCTTCTGCACGCCTCCCTGTCTGAGTACGTGCTGCTATTCGGCACCGCCCTGGGCTCCAGCGGCCACTCGG GGCGCTATTGGGCTGAGATTTCTGACACCATCATCTCTGGCACCTTCCACCAGTGGAGAGAGGGCACTACCAAAAGTGAGGTCTTCTATCCAG GGGAGACAGTTGTGCACGGGCCTGGCGAGGCAACGGCTGTGAAGTGGGGGCCAAACACATGGATGGTGGAGTACGGCCGAGGTGTCATCCCATCTACCCTGGCATTCGCACTGGCTGACACTGTCTTCAGCACCCAGGACTTCCTCACCCTCTTCTATACCCTTCGCTCCTATGCCCGGGGCCTCCGGCTTGAGCTCACCACCTACCTCTTTGGCCAAGACCCCTGA